A single genomic interval of Terriglobus albidus harbors:
- a CDS encoding M20/M25/M40 family metallo-hydrolase: protein MFLKRTPLCLLASLVVFTGCSKKNSSTPTSASKPKLGIRAQADETVRPDLSKTPSELKKVYDYIDANIDDHVLDFQHWIQQPSISNSGEGIPESAEMVKGMFDKLGCQSTRVYDVGITEYGSPGNPVVYAKCDEGAPKTLVIYWMYDTMPVTQPDLWVAPPFEGRLVDGKTAGIDPSFKKVLIGRGAVNSKGPQLAQLEAFMSMKKVLGKLPVNLIFVAEGDEERMDIGLRKFMKDHPDLFKGSDAMLRFAGQSAGGGANISGGSEGCVYVELTTSGKSWGRGPTVSDIHGSYKRSVDSPAWRHIKMLGSLISDDGNTPKIDGFFENMQPLTNQETDLLKGSAGKMNVKSAADNLGVARFISDDPFTIQKMSRYGTSFNLDGIWGGNMYAGGAGAILPNKITSKHNFRYIPNMKGTDIVKKLRAQLDKNGYKDVEVKLIGDVPWAKMSYDSDIAKAIMQTFDEFGINYQKPLEQETILGGYWPAYLFSNQEVGDRVVDVKMPIAAGGAGMGGRAHAANEYYIIEGSGKVYGLAGAEKSVAATIWHFANTPKGK, encoded by the coding sequence ATGTTTCTGAAGCGCACGCCGTTGTGTCTTTTGGCATCCCTTGTTGTCTTTACGGGATGCAGCAAGAAGAACTCCAGTACTCCAACTTCTGCGAGTAAGCCGAAGCTCGGTATCCGGGCTCAGGCTGATGAGACAGTTCGTCCCGATCTAAGCAAGACGCCGTCGGAACTGAAGAAGGTTTACGACTATATCGATGCCAACATCGATGATCACGTGCTCGACTTCCAGCACTGGATTCAGCAACCCTCGATCTCAAACTCGGGCGAAGGTATTCCTGAATCGGCCGAGATGGTCAAAGGTATGTTCGACAAACTGGGATGCCAGAGCACCCGCGTCTACGATGTCGGCATCACGGAATACGGATCACCGGGTAATCCGGTGGTCTACGCAAAATGCGATGAAGGCGCCCCCAAAACGCTGGTCATCTACTGGATGTACGACACGATGCCGGTGACGCAGCCGGACCTGTGGGTGGCTCCTCCGTTTGAAGGCCGCCTGGTCGACGGAAAGACTGCCGGTATCGATCCATCGTTCAAGAAGGTCTTGATCGGCCGCGGCGCGGTGAACTCCAAAGGGCCGCAGCTGGCGCAGCTTGAAGCCTTCATGTCGATGAAGAAGGTACTGGGCAAGCTCCCCGTCAACCTGATCTTCGTCGCGGAAGGCGATGAAGAGCGCATGGATATTGGCCTGCGTAAGTTCATGAAAGACCATCCGGATCTCTTCAAGGGCTCTGACGCGATGCTGCGCTTCGCCGGCCAGAGTGCGGGTGGAGGAGCCAACATCTCCGGGGGCTCAGAGGGGTGCGTCTATGTGGAACTGACGACCAGCGGAAAGAGCTGGGGCCGCGGACCGACTGTGTCTGACATCCACGGATCATACAAGCGCTCCGTCGACTCTCCGGCGTGGCGCCACATCAAGATGCTCGGGTCCTTGATCTCCGACGACGGCAACACGCCGAAGATCGACGGGTTCTTCGAGAACATGCAACCGCTCACCAACCAGGAGACCGATTTGCTAAAGGGCTCCGCCGGAAAGATGAATGTGAAGTCCGCCGCTGACAACCTCGGCGTGGCGAGGTTTATCTCCGACGATCCCTTCACGATTCAGAAGATGTCGCGCTACGGCACCAGCTTCAATCTCGATGGCATCTGGGGCGGCAATATGTATGCTGGCGGCGCCGGCGCGATCTTGCCGAACAAGATCACCTCGAAGCACAACTTCCGCTACATCCCGAACATGAAGGGAACCGATATCGTGAAGAAGCTTCGCGCGCAACTCGACAAGAACGGCTACAAAGATGTCGAGGTCAAGCTGATCGGTGATGTGCCCTGGGCGAAGATGAGCTACGACTCCGATATTGCCAAAGCCATTATGCAGACCTTCGATGAGTTCGGCATCAACTATCAGAAGCCCCTGGAGCAGGAGACCATCCTTGGCGGTTACTGGCCTGCCTACTTGTTTTCCAATCAGGAGGTCGGCGATCGCGTTGTCGATGTGAAGATGCCGATCGCGGCTGGTGGCGCTGGCATGGGAGGCCGCGCCCATGCCGCCAACGAGTACTACATCATCGAAGGCTCCGGAAAGGTCTATGGCCTTGCCGGTGCAGAGAAGTCGGTTGCCGCAACAATCTGGCACTTTGCCAATACGCCGAAAGGGAAGTGA
- a CDS encoding carboxylesterase/lipase family protein, whose product MGFARSLFSLTATFILGASAFAAIGPQVKTASGVVEGEPTTDGKVMSYKGIPFAAPPVGKLRWAPPAPVEPWTGVRSAHDFGYHCVQSASYADMAFHDPGASEDCLTLNVWTPAASETSKLPVMVWIYGGGFSGGSTSERRQDGQYLAHRNVVVVSMNYRLGIFGFFVHPELTAESPNHASGNYGLLDQASAIQWVKQNIAAFGGDPSNITIFGESAGSMSVSAQMASPLSKDLIQKAIGESGSVMTTGTFPIESREQREKTDSAFALTTYGTAKLAELRRIPTEDIIRPIMATRPGPSFRPVVDGYFFPKPPAEIYAAGEQAHIPLLAGWNADEARGGVVGGNNRFSAEGFAAQANREFPTQSAEFLKLYSTATPEDAVASASDYAGDRFIAYSTWKWLEAHTTTGTKPVYRYKFALPNPGDRYHTPAVGAFHSDDIEYVFGTLDSRLEVVVRPEDRKLSEQMQDYWTNFARTGDPNGAGLPKWPVYGPSQWQVMVLDKNSAAKADSHRDRYLFLDNVWSKAQPAARPQ is encoded by the coding sequence ATGGGATTTGCACGCTCTCTGTTTTCGCTCACCGCAACCTTTATCCTTGGAGCATCAGCCTTCGCAGCAATCGGACCGCAGGTCAAAACGGCCAGTGGCGTTGTTGAAGGAGAACCAACAACAGACGGCAAGGTCATGTCCTACAAAGGCATTCCTTTTGCGGCTCCTCCGGTAGGGAAACTGCGTTGGGCGCCGCCTGCGCCTGTTGAGCCATGGACCGGTGTACGCTCCGCGCACGACTTCGGATATCACTGCGTGCAATCCGCCAGTTATGCAGACATGGCTTTTCACGATCCGGGTGCGTCGGAAGATTGCCTGACCCTCAATGTATGGACTCCCGCTGCCTCTGAGACCAGCAAGCTGCCGGTCATGGTGTGGATCTATGGTGGGGGCTTCTCGGGCGGCAGTACATCGGAACGCCGGCAGGACGGCCAGTATCTTGCCCATCGCAACGTCGTTGTTGTCTCCATGAACTACCGGCTCGGCATCTTCGGCTTCTTCGTGCATCCGGAACTGACGGCGGAGTCTCCGAATCATGCTTCAGGGAACTACGGTCTTCTGGACCAGGCATCAGCCATCCAGTGGGTGAAGCAGAATATCGCAGCGTTTGGTGGAGACCCCTCGAACATCACCATCTTTGGTGAATCGGCAGGCTCGATGTCTGTCAGCGCGCAGATGGCCTCACCACTCTCAAAAGATCTTATTCAGAAAGCAATCGGCGAGAGCGGAAGCGTGATGACCACCGGCACCTTCCCGATCGAGAGCCGTGAGCAACGGGAGAAGACGGACTCCGCCTTCGCACTTACGACCTATGGCACGGCGAAGCTTGCGGAACTGCGGCGTATTCCCACAGAAGACATCATTCGCCCCATCATGGCAACGAGGCCCGGACCTTCTTTCCGCCCGGTCGTCGATGGGTACTTCTTCCCGAAGCCTCCGGCGGAGATCTATGCCGCGGGAGAGCAAGCCCATATTCCACTGCTCGCAGGATGGAATGCGGATGAGGCTCGTGGAGGGGTGGTTGGTGGAAACAATCGCTTCAGCGCCGAAGGTTTCGCTGCACAGGCGAATCGTGAGTTCCCAACACAGTCTGCGGAGTTCCTGAAGCTCTACAGCACTGCAACTCCTGAAGACGCAGTGGCGTCTGCCTCCGACTACGCCGGCGACCGCTTCATCGCCTACTCGACTTGGAAATGGCTGGAAGCGCACACGACTACCGGAACGAAACCGGTCTATCGCTATAAGTTTGCTCTACCGAATCCGGGTGACCGTTACCACACGCCTGCGGTAGGCGCGTTTCACTCTGACGATATTGAGTATGTCTTCGGGACACTGGACTCCCGTCTGGAGGTTGTTGTGCGCCCCGAAGATCGCAAGCTCTCAGAGCAGATGCAGGACTACTGGACAAACTTTGCGCGCACCGGCGATCCCAATGGAGCAGGATTGCCAAAGTGGCCCGTATACGGCCCGAGCCAGTGGCAGGTGATGGTTCTGGATAAGAACTCAGCAGCGAAGGCCGATTCGCATCGTGACCGCTATCTGTTCCTCGATAACGTATGGAGTAAAGCGCAGCCTGCGGCCAGACCGCAATGA
- a CDS encoding ROK family protein, giving the protein MQRFRLTRHQSASNKTPRQINLSLVFNLVRTRQPVSRAELSRLSGLQRSTVSLIVEELISGGWIIEGEVGRLPRGRRPTFLQVNDKRAVLALDIHPAQTTLGIVDLGGRVISQSIVPLPDDSKLAMNAIIKAVKRMVDTHPERALDGIGICVPGRADLDQQKLIFAPNLHWPVLAVKQRIERATGLRVEMDNVANACALSEVWFGESDGMHDLVVVNVAEGIGTGIFANGRLLRGEAGMAGEFGHVQMEEGGPACACGSHGCWEVTASNRAALRYYEQQGGGSRLAAFDTLLHLAQIGEEHAVAAIQTMARCLGRGLRMIASGLAPSEIVIVGDITTVWQLVSPVIEEEMRRNAFHSGPRLRPAFEGSLARLRSAVALVMNDRAL; this is encoded by the coding sequence TTGCAACGATTCCGCCTTACACGTCACCAGAGCGCTTCGAACAAAACACCGCGACAGATCAATCTGTCGCTGGTCTTCAATCTTGTCCGCACACGCCAACCCGTCTCCAGAGCCGAACTCTCGCGTCTCTCCGGTCTGCAGCGCAGTACGGTCTCGCTGATCGTAGAAGAACTGATCTCGGGTGGGTGGATCATTGAAGGCGAAGTCGGCCGCTTGCCTCGTGGGCGACGTCCAACCTTCCTTCAGGTGAATGACAAACGCGCTGTCCTGGCACTCGATATTCATCCGGCACAGACAACGCTCGGTATCGTCGATCTTGGCGGCCGGGTGATTTCGCAGAGCATTGTCCCACTCCCCGATGACTCCAAGCTGGCGATGAACGCCATCATCAAGGCCGTCAAACGCATGGTAGATACACATCCGGAACGCGCCCTGGACGGCATCGGCATCTGTGTCCCGGGCCGTGCTGACCTTGATCAGCAGAAGCTGATCTTTGCTCCGAACCTCCATTGGCCGGTGCTGGCTGTTAAGCAGCGCATCGAGCGAGCCACGGGGCTGCGCGTTGAGATGGACAATGTCGCTAACGCATGCGCTCTCTCCGAGGTCTGGTTTGGAGAAAGCGATGGGATGCACGATCTTGTCGTTGTGAACGTTGCAGAGGGAATCGGCACAGGCATCTTCGCCAACGGTCGGCTTCTCCGCGGTGAGGCTGGTATGGCCGGCGAGTTCGGTCATGTGCAGATGGAAGAGGGCGGACCGGCATGTGCCTGCGGTAGCCATGGCTGCTGGGAAGTCACCGCTTCTAACCGTGCAGCACTGCGCTATTACGAGCAGCAGGGAGGCGGCAGCCGTCTTGCTGCCTTCGATACCCTGTTGCATCTGGCGCAGATCGGAGAAGAGCACGCCGTTGCCGCCATCCAGACAATGGCCCGCTGCCTCGGCAGGGGGCTGCGCATGATAGCCTCAGGCCTTGCGCCAAGCGAGATCGTGATCGTTGGTGATATCACCACGGTCTGGCAACTGGTCTCACCGGTTATCGAAGAAGAGATGCGGCGGAATGCTTTCCACAGCGGTCCCAGGCTTCGTCCGGCATTCGAGGGAAGTCTGGCGCGTCTGCGTAGCGCCGTGGCTCTCGTAATGAATGACCGTGCGTTGTAG